The Candidatus Edwardsbacteria bacterium nucleotide sequence GCCCCGTATAACATCCAGAGCGTCAGCGCACGTCCCTTCGGGCTGGCCGTCTCCCCGGACGGAGCCCACCTGGCTGTCGGCTGCTACACCGAGGGATTGGTAAAGGTCTACAGCGCCACCTCCGGCACCGAACCAGCGCCGCTGGCCCAGATAACTGTCGGCACCGGCCCCAACGGTCTGGCTTACAGTCCGGATGGCAGATATCTTTATGCCTCGAATTCCGGCAGCAGCAGCATTTCGGTCATAAGCCGGAGCGGGAATACTTACACTGCCCAGACGCCGAAGACGGTGGGCAGCGGCCCGTGGGGCATTGCGGTAACACCATAAAACGACAATCCGAAAACCACCCCTTCCCCTCCTTGAGCCTGCACTGAGCCTGTCGAAGTGCAAGGAGGGGATTAAGGGGCGGTCTATTGCTAAGCTGAAGATCTACCCAACCAACACTAATATAATCCATGCTTAAAAAACTCATCGTAAAAGATTACGCCCTTATCGACTCCCTGGGTGTCGAGTTCTCCCCCGGCCTCAACATCCTCACCGGGGAGACCAGCGCCGGCAAGTCCATCCTGATCGGCGCCCTGGGCTTGGTGCTGGGCGAGCGGGCCGACACCGACAGCGTCCGCAGCGGCGCCAAGGCCGCCATAGTGGAGGCCGAATTTTATCTTAGGGATTACGCCGCCGTTAAGAAGATCTTCGGCGAATTGGATCTCGAATGGTCCGATGATCTGCTGATCCGCCGCGAGGTGGCATCCTCCGGCAAGAGCCGGGCCTTTGTCAACGACAGTCCGGTCACCCTGGCTAATCTGAAGCGGATCGGCGATGCCGTTCTGGACATGCACGGCCAGCACGAGCACCAGTCCCTGCTATATGAAGAAAAGCATCTGGATTATCTGGACGGCTATGCCCGTACCTGGCCGGAAAGAACGCTGACCGGTGAATTGTTCCAGCAACACCAGAAGATCAAGTCCGAGCTGGAGGTCTTGCGGACCAGGGAGCAGCTGACCAGGGAGAAGCTGGACCTGTATTCTTTCCAGATAAAGGAGATTGAATCGGCTTCGCTTATAGAGGGCGAAGACGCAGATCTGGAAAGCGAAAAAACCGTTCTGGAGAATTCGGAAAAGCTGTTCTCCCTGGCATCGGCCAGCTATCAGCTTTTATACCAGCAGGACGGCTCCATCACCGAACAGTTCAGCGCCTTGGAGCGTTCGGTGGAGGAGGTAGCCGGCATCGATCCCCGCATGGAGCCCACCCTGAAGGCCGTCACCTCGGTGAATGATCAGATAGAGGAGATCGCCCGGGATTTACGGAAATACCGAGACGGCATCTCTTTCGACCCGCAGCGGCTGGAGGAGATACGGAACCGTCTGGACCTGATAAGGACCCTTAAGAAAAAATACGCCGGCCGGGAGAACTCCATAACCGCCGTATTAGCCCATCATGCCCAGATAAAATCCGAAGTCGATTCGGTGGAGCACGGCGAAGAGCAAATACAAAAGCTGGAAAATGACCATGAGGCAAAGCGTCAGGAGCTTGAAAAATCCTGTTTAGGCCTGTCGGCCAAGCGCCAGGAGGCCGCCAAGAAGATGTCTAAAGAAGTGGTGATCCAGCTTAAGGACCTGGGAATGGAAAAGGCTTCCTTCAAAGTGGCTGTTTCTCAAATAGAAGACCCTGCCGGCCTTACTGTTGACAACAAGAAAAGAGTTAAGACTGAGAGCTCCGGAATAGACCTGGTTAGGTTTTTGATCTCGCCCAATCCCGGAGAGGAATTAAAGCCTCTGGCCAAGATCGCCTCCGGCGGCGAGATCTCCCGGGTGATGCTGGCCATTAAGACAATTTTATCCGAGGTCGATGCCGTACCGGTGCTGGTGTTCGACGAAATAGACGCCGGGATTGGCGGCCGCATTGCCGAGGCGGTGGGAGTAAAACTCAAGGAGATCTCCTTGGCCCGGCAGGTGCTGTGCATAACCCACCTGCCCCAGATCGCCTCGCTGGCCAAGAGCCACTTCCGGGTCAGCAAAGATGAGCAAAAGGGCCGCACCATCACCTCGGTGAATGTTTTAAGCGAAAAAGAGAAAGTCGAGGAGATCGCCCGAATGCTGGGCGGCAGCAAGATCACCGAGACTACGCTTAAACATGCCCGGGAAATGATAGAGAAATAAACACTCTGAATATCTTTGAGGTCACAATTTGTGACCTCAAATGGAAATCACAAATTGTGATAACCAAATAAATATATTAGTATCATTATGACTAAAAAAGCTCTAATAAAAATTGACGACATACAAAACAAAATCCATACCATCCGTGGTGTGCAAGTAATGTTGGACAGTGATTTGGCTACCCTCTACCAAGTAGAAGTCAAAGTGCTTAATCAAGCGGTAAAACGCAACGTCGGAAGATTTCCTAAAGAATTTATGTTTTACTTATCTACAGATGAGTACAATTCTCTAAGGTCACAAATTGTGACCTTAGAGAACACAAAATCTTTAAGGTCGCAAAATGTGACCTTAAACAGCAGGCGTGGGAAACACCGTAAATATCAGCCCTATGTATTTACTGAACAAGGCGTAGCTATGCTTTCGGCCGTTTTGCGCAGTGACGTGGCCGTAAAGATAAGCATCAGCATAATGAATGCTTTCATTTCAATGCGTAGGTTCATTGCCGCCAATGCCGGGATAATGCATCGGGTCGGAACGCTTGAAGTGAAACAGCTCGAAATGGATAAAAAGATGGACAAAGTTTGGGATGCTATAGAGAGTAAAAGCATACAACCCAAGCAAGGAGTTTTTTATAATGGCCAGGTTTTCGATGCTTATAAATTTATCTCCGATCTTTTCCGTAGCGCAAAAAAATCCATAATTATCATAGACCCATATATTGATGAAACAGTATTAATCCATTTAACCAAACGGCCAAAAGGAGTGAAGGTAGTTATATTAACAAAGGAAACACCAAAACAATTATCTTTAGATGTAAAAAAATTCAATCAGCAATATCCAACTATTGAAATAAAGGAATTTAAAGAGTCTCATGATAGATTCATCATAATAGACCGTGCCGATATATATCACATAGGTGCGTCGCTTAAAGACCTCGGGAAAAAATGGTTTGCTTTTTCTAAAATGGACATGGGCATTGCTGATATGATAGAAAAGCTTAAGAATATTACGTAAGTGTTTTAAATATAAGACTGACTGCCGCCAACATCATCATCCAGCAGCAGCAGCATCTTCGTGTTGGCATAGATGCTCAGCAACAATAAATCATATTAGATGATGTTGGGCATACTCATATTGATTTCTGTAGACATAATCAATGAACCTCCCCAATATCCTCTCCCTGTTGCGAATCGCCCGGGAGATGTTGGGAAAGAACTAGTTCCGTGCAAAAACTTTTCACACTTTAAGATCAGCGACAAATGAAAGAATTGAAGATAAGAAAAATAAACCTGACCGGAAACGTCACCCACAACCTTTGCTTTCTTTCCCGGGATTTTGATATATCTTTTTATGTAAAGTTCAGCTCTTTTACCGGCGAAGCGGGATTGCTTTTTAGGGCGGCAGATCAGAACCATGGTCATGCTCTGAGAATCACTAAGGACCGTATAACCTTTGTCGCGCATTTCTCGCCCGGCGGCACTTCGGAATACAAAGAACAAACGATAAAAAGCAATCTTCAGGAGAACCAGCGGTACAATATCCGAGTGCTTTTCGTCGGATCCGAACTGAAAATATCCGTGGATAACAGGATACTATTCAGCAGTTCGGTTTCTTCAAGCACCATAGGAAATATATATATATTCGGCAACATTGTCGGAAAAGTAAATATTTATCAGATATCTATTTCCTCGCTCGACAAGCAGGCGGATATGGGAGATGCTGCATTTGTCGACAAATTTAACGATATCAACAACTGGGAGATAATCAGCGGACAATGGCAGACTAATTCCGGATGCCTCCGGGGAACGGCTGAAAAGAATAATATTTATGTGCGCTTAAAGGAAAATATCCCTCAGTTCGGCGGCGTCTCTTTTTATCTGAAAAATGAAAATGATCTGCGGATGAATTATGGTTCCGGCATTTTGCTTCGCTTTTCCCCAGAAACCCAAAAAGGGGTTGCCATCCATTGTTTTCCCAGCC carries:
- the recN gene encoding DNA repair protein RecN, which translates into the protein MLKKLIVKDYALIDSLGVEFSPGLNILTGETSAGKSILIGALGLVLGERADTDSVRSGAKAAIVEAEFYLRDYAAVKKIFGELDLEWSDDLLIRREVASSGKSRAFVNDSPVTLANLKRIGDAVLDMHGQHEHQSLLYEEKHLDYLDGYARTWPERTLTGELFQQHQKIKSELEVLRTREQLTREKLDLYSFQIKEIESASLIEGEDADLESEKTVLENSEKLFSLASASYQLLYQQDGSITEQFSALERSVEEVAGIDPRMEPTLKAVTSVNDQIEEIARDLRKYRDGISFDPQRLEEIRNRLDLIRTLKKKYAGRENSITAVLAHHAQIKSEVDSVEHGEEQIQKLENDHEAKRQELEKSCLGLSAKRQEAAKKMSKEVVIQLKDLGMEKASFKVAVSQIEDPAGLTVDNKKRVKTESSGIDLVRFLISPNPGEELKPLAKIASGGEISRVMLAIKTILSEVDAVPVLVFDEIDAGIGGRIAEAVGVKLKEISLARQVLCITHLPQIASLAKSHFRVSKDEQKGRTITSVNVLSEKEKVEEIARMLGGSKITETTLKHAREMIEK
- a CDS encoding ORF6N domain-containing protein — protein: MTKKALIKIDDIQNKIHTIRGVQVMLDSDLATLYQVEVKVLNQAVKRNVGRFPKEFMFYLSTDEYNSLRSQIVTLENTKSLRSQNVTLNSRRGKHRKYQPYVFTEQGVAMLSAVLRSDVAVKISISIMNAFISMRRFIAANAGIMHRVGTLEVKQLEMDKKMDKVWDAIESKSIQPKQGVFYNGQVFDAYKFISDLFRSAKKSIIIIDPYIDETVLIHLTKRPKGVKVVILTKETPKQLSLDVKKFNQQYPTIEIKEFKESHDRFIIIDRADIYHIGASLKDLGKKWFAFSKMDMGIADMIEKLKNIT